One part of the Treponema sp. OMZ 787 genome encodes these proteins:
- a CDS encoding ISAs1 family transposase — protein MINIDSLNECFMNMAEALIKEYGTEKPLTIAIDGKTIRSTDKMSSYESPLHIVSAQVAEFGITLAQKCVKGKTNEIPTVQALIKTLNIKGHIIVADALNCQILKTDIEEYVQDEILRKQMDTACTSEKNRERVEKRTAFCTTNLNWMDNKEEWAGLNCIGAIHVRV, from the coding sequence TTGATAAACATAGACTCATTAAATGAATGTTTTATGAATATGGCGGAAGCTCTTATCAAGGAATACGGTACAGAAAAGCCTCTTACAATAGCAATAGACGGAAAAACTATCCGTTCAACAGATAAAATGAGCAGCTATGAAAGTCCGTTACACATAGTTTCTGCTCAAGTTGCAGAATTCGGTATAACATTGGCGCAAAAATGCGTTAAAGGAAAGACAAATGAGATACCAACCGTTCAAGCTCTTATAAAAACTCTTAATATAAAAGGGCATATAATCGTTGCAGATGCCTTAAATTGTCAAATACTAAAAACGGATATTGAAGAATATGTTCAAGATGAAATTTTAAGAAAACAAATGGACACGGCTTGTACAAGTGAAAAAAACCGTGAAAGAGTTGAAAAGCGAACAGCATTCTGTACAACTAATTTAAATTGGATGGATAATAAAGAAGAATGGGCTGGTTTAAATTGTATAGGAGCTATTCATGTTAGAGTTTAA
- a CDS encoding biotin transporter BioY, with protein MNANFKPSIVTVFVPLFAALIAVSGFIAFPLPGTPVPIVLQNMMPILASGLLGGLYGTASTAIFLAAGLLGLPVFSGGRGGLAHLLGPTGGFLIGYLAAAAFLILFFRKPGAKDLGFSGKNTGKNTGTFIDFKFINYLKILAASFSGFALIYVFGIARFMQLTQRGLFEALSLACIPYLPGDFIKMILVSFLIYKLRPVSARYFSNT; from the coding sequence ATGAATGCAAATTTTAAGCCCTCGATTGTTACAGTTTTTGTTCCGCTTTTTGCAGCCCTTATTGCCGTAAGCGGTTTTATTGCCTTTCCTCTTCCCGGAACTCCGGTTCCCATAGTGCTTCAAAACATGATGCCTATTTTGGCATCGGGACTTTTGGGAGGGCTTTATGGGACGGCTTCAACTGCAATTTTTTTAGCTGCCGGCTTATTAGGGCTTCCCGTTTTTTCGGGGGGAAGAGGCGGTTTAGCCCATCTTTTAGGGCCGACGGGAGGTTTTTTAATAGGCTACCTTGCAGCAGCCGCTTTTTTAATTCTTTTTTTTCGAAAGCCGGGTGCCAAGGACTTAGGTTTTTCTGGTAAGAATACCGGTAAGAATACCGGCACTTTTATCGATTTTAAGTTTATAAACTACTTAAAAATACTTGCAGCTTCTTTTTCGGGCTTTGCCCTTATCTATGTTTTTGGGATAGCAAGATTTATGCAGCTTACTCAGAGGGGGCTTTTTGAGGCTTTGAGTCTTGCCTGCATTCCTTATTTACCGGGGGATTTTATCAAGATGATCTTGGTTTCCTTTTTGATTTACAAGCTAAGACCAGTTTCTGCAAGGTATTTTTCAAACACCTAA
- a CDS encoding energy-coupling factor ABC transporter ATP-binding protein: MSEEIISLKNITKTFVQNSFDGVFNFKALDDVSLSVFKGELLLISGANGSGKTLLMSIIAGLVRPSSGLVEVKERCGIVFQDSGLQILGETPEEDILFGLKNIKLPKEERNKRLEEALEKTGLTDRRYYSSRSLSGGEKRRLCVAGILAMKFPVIIFDEPYANLDYDGVVQVNALIKELKAENYTILLLSHELEKCYALADRFLVLHRGKKVFDGLPDEGLNQNLKDWSIRPPLFSYTKREDLIWI; encoded by the coding sequence ATGAGTGAAGAAATTATAAGCTTAAAGAATATAACAAAGACCTTTGTTCAAAATTCCTTTGACGGGGTGTTTAATTTTAAGGCCTTGGATGATGTTTCTTTAAGCGTTTTTAAGGGGGAGCTCCTTCTTATTTCGGGTGCAAACGGTTCGGGAAAGACCCTCCTCATGTCGATTATTGCAGGGCTTGTAAGGCCCTCATCGGGACTTGTTGAGGTAAAAGAAAGATGCGGCATAGTTTTTCAAGATTCCGGCTTGCAGATTTTGGGCGAAACACCTGAAGAGGATATTTTATTCGGGTTAAAAAATATAAAACTTCCGAAAGAGGAAAGAAACAAAAGGCTGGAGGAGGCTTTAGAAAAAACAGGCCTAACAGATAGGAGGTATTATTCTTCCCGCTCCTTGTCGGGAGGAGAAAAAAGGCGGCTTTGCGTTGCAGGAATTTTGGCGATGAAGTTTCCCGTTATCATCTTTGATGAACCCTATGCGAATTTGGATTATGATGGGGTAGTGCAGGTTAATGCTCTTATTAAAGAATTAAAGGCTGAAAATTATACGATTCTTCTTTTAAGTCATGAGCTTGAAAAATGCTATGCCCTTGCCGACAGGTTTTTGGTTCTTCATCGCGGAAAAAAAGTTTTTGACGGGCTGCCTGATGAGGGCCTAAATCAAAACTTAAAAGACTGGAGCATAAGACCTCCTCTTTTTTCATACACAAAAAGGGAGGATTTGATTTGGATATAA
- a CDS encoding CbiQ family ECF transporter T component gives MDIRPLFSYRRGTSFLHRMSPLFKLLFLFGFTALIFFFPNYVQVYSVFFILLARFIGFSLLDQLRDLKPIIPYCLLLVSLHIFSLLLKTESDIKDSGFLILKLIALMQLSSLFFNTTTSLQLKETLEKILPFRTAALLSLFLFFIPLLFSIWTKLDYAWKARGGKKGLLKFFKLLPIFISEAMYKGEKLMYGLKNRT, from the coding sequence TTGGATATAAGACCCTTATTTTCTTATAGGAGGGGAACGAGTTTTTTACATAGGATGTCCCCCCTTTTTAAATTGCTTTTTCTTTTCGGGTTTACAGCCCTCATTTTTTTCTTTCCTAATTATGTGCAGGTTTATTCGGTCTTTTTTATTTTACTTGCCCGTTTTATAGGTTTTTCGCTTTTGGATCAATTAAGGGATTTAAAACCCATCATACCTTATTGCCTGCTTCTGGTAAGCCTTCATATTTTTTCTCTCCTTTTAAAAACGGAAAGCGACATAAAGGACTCAGGTTTTCTTATTTTAAAACTCATTGCCCTTATGCAGTTAAGCTCCCTTTTTTTTAATACCACAACTTCGCTTCAATTAAAAGAGACACTGGAAAAAATTCTACCCTTTCGGACGGCCGCTTTGCTTTCGCTTTTTTTGTTTTTTATTCCTCTTTTGTTTTCCATTTGGACAAAGCTCGACTATGCATGGAAGGCAAGGGGAGGAAAAAAAGGCCTTTTAAAATTTTTTAAACTCCTTCCGATTTTTATCTCTGAAGCTATGTACAAAGGAGAAAAGCTGATGTATGGATTGAAAAATAGAACATAA
- a CDS encoding type II toxin-antitoxin system RelE/ParE family toxin yields the protein MISIRWSRKASKQLDKIQKTDKKQILEAVDTLSGFPYVLNVKALSNHKYDYRLRVGRYRILFNHIEKIHILSIEEVKKRDDNTY from the coding sequence ATGATATCGATTCGATGGAGCCGTAAAGCTTCAAAACAACTTGATAAAATACAAAAAACCGATAAGAAACAGATTCTTGAAGCTGTTGATACTTTATCCGGTTTTCCTTATGTTTTAAATGTAAAAGCATTAAGTAATCACAAATATGATTATCGGTTGCGTGTCGGTAGATATAGGATTCTGTTTAATCACATTGAGAAAATACATATACTATCAATCGAGGAGGTAAAAAAAAGAGATGACAACACCTATTGA
- a CDS encoding helix-turn-helix domain-containing protein gives MTTPIDVQFIAGKDGKPEYAVIPFKAFQALCNHKVREFNEKETIPHEVIKKIHLEDMSSIQAWREYLNFTQTEIAEKMGISQAAYSQMETSKKNRKATLEKIAQAMNIDYLQLRI, from the coding sequence ATGACAACACCTATTGATGTTCAATTTATAGCGGGAAAAGACGGAAAACCTGAGTATGCGGTTATCCCTTTTAAAGCTTTTCAAGCATTATGTAATCATAAGGTAAGAGAATTTAACGAAAAAGAAACAATCCCGCATGAAGTAATAAAAAAAATACATTTGGAAGATATGAGTTCTATTCAGGCATGGCGTGAATACTTAAACTTTACACAAACTGAAATTGCCGAAAAAATGGGAATAAGCCAAGCTGCTTATAGTCAAATGGAAACCTCAAAAAAGAATCGAAAAGCAACTCTGGAAAAAATAGCACAAGCGATGAATATTGACTATTTGCAATTACGAATATGA
- the def gene encoding peptide deformylase yields the protein MKVLHLGEETLREVSKPVEKIDENIRSLIDEMFVTVKKENGIGLAAPQVGENIRLFIVFIDDQKYVFINPEIIETSQEMCVMEEGCLSIPKVYDDVMRPSSVKVQFLNIDGKIKTIEASGLLARVIQHENDHLNGVLFIDRLSEEKKAEAIEKFEHKKALFSKKRIRLR from the coding sequence ATGAAAGTATTACATTTAGGTGAAGAAACTTTGAGAGAGGTGTCTAAGCCGGTTGAAAAAATAGATGAAAATATTAGAAGCTTAATAGACGAAATGTTTGTTACCGTCAAAAAAGAAAACGGTATAGGCTTGGCCGCTCCTCAGGTAGGAGAAAACATACGGCTTTTTATAGTATTTATAGATGATCAAAAATATGTTTTTATAAATCCCGAAATTATCGAAACCTCTCAGGAAATGTGTGTGATGGAAGAGGGCTGTTTGAGTATACCAAAGGTCTACGATGATGTTATGCGCCCGTCTTCGGTAAAGGTTCAGTTTTTAAACATTGACGGCAAAATAAAAACCATAGAGGCTTCAGGCCTTCTTGCAAGGGTAATTCAGCATGAAAATGACCACTTAAACGGGGTTCTTTTTATTGACCGTTTAAGCGAAGAAAAAAAAGCCGAAGCTATCGAAAAGTTTGAGCACAAAAAAGCTCTTTTTTCAAAAAAGAGGATCCGCCTGAGATGA
- the fmt gene encoding methionyl-tRNA formyltransferase: MRILFAGTPSCAVPALNLLAREFDLCGVLTNPPAPSGRNKKMQDSDAALAVKELIKEGVLPEDFPILTPQKLDDNFRKELAALKPDLLVCFAYGKIFGPKTMALFPMGGINIHPSLLPRWRGCAPVPAAIMAGDKLTGITIQTLAQKTDCGNILGQVEIPLNNSETTESLLADCSNKCCPLLREVLSDFENKLKLAAPQDESKALYCSMLKKEDGLIDWSRSAQEIERKIRAFTPWPGCFSFKNNEKINIIEAHVYDESNEMTKDKKFGTILGADKKHGILTQTGNGILAVSVLQKQAKKKLAWKDFLNGSPDFLEGSFET; this comes from the coding sequence ATGAGAATCCTTTTTGCAGGAACTCCTTCCTGTGCTGTGCCGGCATTAAATCTTCTTGCTCGCGAATTTGACCTTTGCGGAGTTTTGACCAATCCTCCGGCCCCGTCAGGGCGGAATAAAAAAATGCAGGATTCCGATGCAGCTCTTGCTGTAAAAGAGCTTATAAAAGAAGGTGTTCTGCCTGAAGATTTTCCTATTTTAACACCTCAAAAACTAGATGATAATTTTAGAAAAGAACTCGCAGCTTTAAAGCCTGACCTTTTGGTTTGTTTTGCCTACGGTAAAATTTTCGGGCCTAAGACCATGGCTCTTTTCCCGATGGGCGGAATAAATATTCATCCGTCCCTTTTGCCAAGATGGAGGGGCTGTGCTCCCGTTCCTGCCGCTATTATGGCCGGCGATAAACTTACCGGAATTACTATTCAAACTCTTGCCCAAAAAACCGATTGCGGCAATATTTTGGGACAGGTTGAAATTCCTTTAAATAATTCGGAAACTACAGAGAGCCTTTTAGCTGATTGTTCGAACAAGTGCTGTCCTCTTTTGAGGGAAGTACTTTCAGATTTTGAAAATAAATTAAAACTGGCGGCACCTCAGGATGAGTCAAAAGCTCTTTATTGTTCTATGCTTAAAAAAGAGGATGGACTAATAGATTGGTCAAGATCGGCTCAAGAAATAGAAAGAAAGATAAGGGCTTTTACCCCATGGCCGGGATGCTTTAGTTTTAAAAATAACGAAAAAATAAATATAATTGAAGCTCATGTATATGATGAGTCAAACGAAATGACAAAAGATAAAAAATTTGGTACAATACTTGGTGCCGATAAAAAACACGGTATTTTAACTCAAACAGGAAACGGAATATTGGCAGTTTCGGTATTACAAAAACAAGCCAAGAAAAAGCTTGCATGGAAAGATTTTTTAAACGGTTCTCCAGATTTTTTGGAAGGCAGTTTTGAAACATAA
- a CDS encoding PASTA domain-containing protein translates to MGLGNLADSIESNGKVIIITSLVMLVFFVLISTIVFFISVKTADQVLVPNIEGEKFEDAVLKLQVKELYPRLQLRFSDNPEDAGKVLEQSPPAGTIVKAGKRINLIVSSGAVLDRVENYVGKTLSDVQQHFASLFTAGRKQLISIKEPIMYKSSSIPAGTILEQNPAPDTKISDGVFIEFIVSKGPENEKVSAPNMDGAKLKDIYSAISQSKILFIIKTETNSSIDAPLVVSQSIPQDSSVDAYSQIELGMQFPESTEKVIYGVYSPVLPKYPYPVKVVVDAVYPDGKRTELVSFDHQGGRCDIPYGLPQGTVLVLTVLNKQVQMFEVKQ, encoded by the coding sequence ATGGGTCTTGGTAATCTTGCAGACAGTATAGAAAGTAACGGAAAAGTCATAATCATCACTTCTTTAGTAATGCTTGTGTTTTTTGTTCTAATTTCTACAATAGTGTTTTTTATATCGGTAAAAACTGCCGATCAAGTTTTAGTTCCAAATATTGAAGGTGAAAAATTTGAAGATGCGGTTCTTAAACTTCAAGTTAAAGAACTCTATCCCCGCCTTCAGTTAAGGTTTTCGGATAATCCCGAAGATGCCGGAAAGGTTTTGGAACAAAGCCCTCCTGCCGGAACTATAGTTAAAGCCGGAAAAAGAATCAATTTGATTGTAAGCAGCGGAGCAGTTTTAGATAGGGTAGAAAACTATGTGGGAAAAACCTTATCCGATGTGCAGCAGCATTTTGCATCCTTGTTTACGGCAGGCCGTAAACAGTTGATTTCGATAAAAGAACCTATTATGTACAAATCGAGCTCAATTCCTGCAGGAACGATTTTGGAGCAAAATCCTGCTCCGGATACAAAGATTTCGGATGGCGTTTTTATAGAATTCATTGTAAGTAAGGGGCCTGAGAATGAAAAGGTTTCTGCTCCAAATATGGATGGGGCTAAACTTAAAGACATTTACTCCGCAATATCTCAAAGTAAAATTTTGTTTATAATAAAAACAGAAACAAACTCGTCTATTGATGCTCCTTTAGTTGTAAGCCAAAGCATTCCTCAAGATTCATCTGTAGACGCTTATTCTCAAATAGAATTAGGTATGCAATTTCCGGAGTCGACAGAAAAGGTAATATACGGTGTTTATTCGCCTGTTTTACCTAAATATCCTTATCCCGTAAAAGTTGTAGTTGATGCCGTATATCCCGACGGAAAAAGAACGGAGCTTGTAAGTTTTGATCATCAGGGGGGAAGGTGCGATATTCCTTACGGCCTTCCTCAAGGTACGGTACTTGTTCTTACCGTATTAAATAAACAGGTTCAAATGTTTGAAGTAAAACAGTAA
- the rpiA gene encoding ribose-5-phosphate isomerase RpiA encodes MDTLQLKERVAYHAVDSLFSEGKIFDGMKIGLGTGSTAMPAVHRISQLLSSGKLKNIYAVPTSFQTSIECEKLGIPIYSLSSRQIGGSLDLAIDGADEIDPDKNLIKGGGAALLKEKIIAYNSKEFVVIADDRKKVKSMGKGFALPIEIIPEARLSISKTLEAQGLTIILREGVKKMGPVVTDNGNFIIDVRWPDNAVVDPKALEESLNKITGVVENGFFTKNTPRVFVVDKDGSIEDL; translated from the coding sequence ATGGATACATTACAATTAAAAGAAAGAGTTGCTTATCATGCAGTAGACAGTCTTTTTTCGGAAGGTAAAATTTTTGACGGAATGAAAATAGGACTCGGCACAGGCTCTACAGCCATGCCTGCAGTACACCGTATTTCACAATTATTATCATCAGGTAAGTTAAAAAATATCTACGCCGTACCCACAAGTTTTCAAACCTCAATAGAGTGCGAAAAATTAGGCATCCCTATATATTCTCTAAGCTCCCGGCAAATAGGAGGCTCTTTAGATCTTGCCATAGACGGAGCAGACGAAATTGATCCAGATAAAAATCTAATAAAGGGAGGCGGAGCCGCCCTGCTAAAAGAAAAAATCATAGCATATAATTCAAAAGAATTTGTAGTCATTGCCGATGACAGAAAAAAAGTAAAGTCAATGGGAAAAGGATTTGCGCTTCCGATAGAAATAATACCTGAAGCCCGTTTAAGCATTTCAAAAACTCTTGAAGCTCAAGGCTTGACTATTATATTGCGTGAGGGTGTAAAAAAAATGGGGCCGGTAGTTACCGATAACGGAAATTTTATAATCGATGTAAGGTGGCCTGATAATGCGGTTGTAGATCCCAAAGCCTTAGAAGAAAGTTTAAACAAAATAACAGGTGTGGTAGAAAACGGCTTTTTTACCAAAAATACACCTCGAGTATTTGTTGTAGACAAAGACGGTAGTATAGAAGACTTATAA
- a CDS encoding type I 3-dehydroquinate dehydratase, whose amino-acid sequence MSTKVCLVLTEKTIEKNLSALEKYKKLIDIAELRVDYLNQSEILYLRNFPERAGIPCILTVRRKSDGGNFMGGEGARMTIFARGLAFASTNPIKNFSYIDLESDFDSSGIEEAARAFDIKIIRSLHAKSPVKNIVKTLEGLRRFETDIPKFAFRANSLNDVSELFKASKLIENQEYIVSVMGPYGVASRILSKKLNSQIVYTFTHEYIKKNKLEQELIDPEKLEDLYGFSKIDNATTIYGVIGKDVNTSLSPKIHNTGFKRKNLNSVYLPISAVSPKDALDFANLLNIKGLSVTAPFKGEIIPLVNSISEASKFIGAVNTLVNENKKWFGYNTDVDGFEQALIEFLNEKDLRRYKVAIIGAGGAARAVAQVVKALHGKACIFNRTAEKAQNIAEKYNFKWALLDPINIKQLYNFSELIIQTTNAGMEPNLDVDPLSFYTFTGKEKVFELIYRPETTKLLKRARAAGCRVCNGYKMLEYQAYHQFKAFAGKEYL is encoded by the coding sequence ATGTCTACAAAGGTATGTCTTGTTTTAACAGAAAAAACAATCGAAAAAAATCTTTCCGCCTTAGAAAAATATAAAAAACTTATTGATATTGCAGAGTTGCGAGTTGATTATCTAAATCAAAGTGAAATTCTATATTTAAGAAATTTTCCCGAGCGTGCAGGAATACCATGCATTTTAACTGTTAGGAGAAAATCTGACGGCGGCAATTTTATGGGCGGCGAAGGAGCAAGGATGACAATCTTTGCACGAGGACTTGCCTTTGCAAGTACTAACCCGATAAAAAATTTTTCTTATATAGATTTGGAAAGCGATTTTGATTCATCCGGAATCGAAGAAGCGGCAAGAGCCTTTGATATTAAAATAATTAGAAGTCTACATGCTAAATCTCCTGTAAAAAACATAGTAAAAACATTGGAAGGCTTACGACGCTTCGAAACAGACATTCCTAAATTTGCCTTCAGAGCAAATTCTTTAAACGATGTTTCAGAACTTTTTAAAGCATCAAAGCTGATAGAAAATCAGGAATATATCGTATCGGTTATGGGACCATACGGAGTTGCTTCACGAATTCTATCCAAGAAATTAAATTCACAAATCGTATATACATTTACTCATGAATATATTAAAAAAAATAAACTTGAACAAGAACTTATAGATCCGGAAAAATTGGAAGATTTATACGGATTTTCAAAAATAGATAATGCAACAACTATTTACGGAGTGATAGGTAAGGATGTAAACACAAGTTTAAGTCCAAAGATTCATAACACAGGCTTTAAAAGAAAAAATCTTAATTCGGTTTACCTTCCTATATCGGCAGTATCTCCAAAGGATGCCTTGGACTTTGCAAATCTTCTTAACATAAAAGGTCTTTCGGTTACAGCCCCTTTTAAGGGTGAAATAATACCGCTCGTCAATTCAATATCCGAGGCCTCTAAATTTATCGGAGCCGTAAATACCCTTGTAAACGAAAACAAAAAATGGTTCGGCTATAATACGGATGTTGACGGCTTTGAACAGGCCTTAATAGAATTTTTAAATGAAAAAGATTTACGCAGATATAAGGTTGCTATTATAGGGGCAGGAGGAGCTGCCCGGGCTGTTGCTCAAGTGGTTAAAGCTCTGCATGGAAAGGCCTGTATTTTTAACCGCACTGCGGAGAAGGCTCAAAATATTGCAGAAAAATATAATTTTAAATGGGCTCTTTTGGATCCAATAAATATAAAGCAGCTGTATAATTTTTCGGAATTGATCATTCAAACAACAAATGCAGGCATGGAACCGAACTTAGATGTAGATCCGCTTAGCTTTTATACCTTTACTGGAAAAGAAAAGGTATTTGAGCTGATCTATAGACCTGAAACAACCAAATTATTAAAAAGAGCAAGAGCCGCAGGATGCCGGGTTTGTAATGGATATAAGATGCTGGAATATCAAGCCTATCATCAATTTAAAGCTTTTGCAGGAAAGGAGTATTTATAA
- a CDS encoding SPOR domain-containing protein, translated as MEQKKILWIVLFISLFALIIFGVGLYLYAPFRNKSTMTAVEISDLGRIEADKPETNVDPLEWTRNPESIPPLEPDSTTLVNIANNITVVNGEGQKGTTETSINVSDLTNTQKDEKTASLPDNLESNLNTNQSKTNQQENKKSSEPEKKEDAADTKTQNTGTASIKGMPATPVQKTKAENKTTKKPEKTAVKKSPAQKTVSTIYWVQTASLTSRLNAEAARDKLTAKHMKAEIFTKETATGLTHRVRVGPFKNKTEAEYWLKKIKEIKGFEGSYVTQDRKKS; from the coding sequence ATGGAACAGAAAAAAATTTTATGGATAGTATTGTTTATTTCGTTGTTTGCTCTAATTATCTTCGGAGTAGGTTTATACCTGTATGCTCCATTCCGTAATAAAAGCACAATGACTGCCGTAGAGATATCCGATTTAGGCAGAATCGAAGCCGATAAACCGGAAACGAATGTTGATCCTCTTGAATGGACACGAAATCCCGAATCTATTCCTCCGCTTGAGCCTGATTCGACCACCCTTGTAAATATTGCAAACAATATAACTGTTGTAAACGGTGAAGGTCAAAAAGGAACAACCGAAACCTCAATCAATGTAAGTGATCTTACAAACACTCAAAAAGACGAAAAAACGGCAAGTTTACCTGACAATCTTGAATCGAATTTAAATACTAATCAATCAAAAACAAATCAACAAGAAAATAAAAAATCTTCCGAGCCCGAAAAAAAAGAAGATGCGGCAGATACAAAGACTCAAAACACAGGCACAGCTTCCATAAAAGGAATGCCGGCGACTCCGGTTCAAAAAACTAAAGCAGAAAATAAGACAACCAAAAAACCGGAAAAAACTGCTGTCAAAAAAAGCCCGGCTCAAAAAACGGTTTCGACCATATATTGGGTTCAAACAGCTTCTTTGACAAGCCGGTTAAATGCCGAAGCCGCAAGGGATAAACTGACTGCAAAACACATGAAGGCAGAAATTTTTACCAAAGAAACGGCAACAGGTCTTACGCACAGGGTAAGAGTCGGACCTTTTAAAAATAAAACCGAGGCTGAATATTGGCTTAAAAAAATAAAAGAAATTAAAGGCTTTGAAGGAAGCTATGTAACCCAAGACCGAAAAAAAAGCTGA